In Zerene cesonia ecotype Mississippi chromosome 17, Zerene_cesonia_1.1, whole genome shotgun sequence, a single genomic region encodes these proteins:
- the LOC119833516 gene encoding bombyxin A-2 homolog translates to MFSQSLSLVTMLMAVCSGHIGGEVSLQDVSPQVYCGKSLANAIALFCYDGNDEYKRSETGSVYNSILPPYYKERDNQLGWPWMTSQRARSMTLPSRGKREHIVNECCYKACSVNELMSYCQN, encoded by the exons ATGTTCTCTCAGAGTCTGTCCCTCGTGACCATGCTGATGGCGGTGTGCTCAGGTCACATTGGCGGTGAAGTCTCTCTGCAGGACGTCAGCCCTCAGGTGTACTGTGGGAAGTCGCTGGCCAACGCGATTGCACTGTTTTGTTATGACGGCAATGATGAGTACAAACGGTCTGAAACCGGCAGCGTATATA ACTCAATCCTGCCCCCGTATTACAAAGAAAGGGACAACCAACTTGGCTGGCCGTGGATGACGTCACAGAGGGCTCGGAGCATGACCCTCCCTTCCAGAGGCAAGCGCGAACATATTGTGAACGAATGCTGCTACAAGGCCTGCAGTGTTAACGAACTCATGTCCTACTGCCAGAATTGA